The following are encoded in a window of Lynx canadensis isolate LIC74 chromosome B1, mLynCan4.pri.v2, whole genome shotgun sequence genomic DNA:
- the SLC25A4 gene encoding ADP/ATP translocase 1 — MTDHALSFLKDFLAGGVAAAVSKTAVAPIERVKLLLQVQHASKQISAEKQYKGIIDCVVRIPKEQGFLSFWRGNLANVIRYFPTQALNFAFKDKYKQIFLGGVDRHKQFWRYFAGNLASGGAAGATSLCFVYPLDFARTRLAADVGKGAAQREFSGLGDCLTKIFKSDGLKGLYQGFSVSVQGIIIYRAAYFGVYDTAKGMLPDPKNVHIIVSWMIAQSVTAVAGLVSYPFDTVRRRMMMQSGRKGADIMYTGTVDCWRKIAKDEGAKAFFKGAWSNVLRGMGGAFVLVLYDEIKKYV, encoded by the exons ATGACTGATCACGCCTTGAGCTTCCTGAAGGATTTCCTGGCCGGCGGCGTCGCCGCTGCCGTGTCCAAGACCGCGGTCGCCCCAATCGAGAGGGTCAAACTGCTGCTGCAG gTCCAGCATGCCAGCAAACAGATCAGTGCTGAGAAGCAGTACAAAGGGATCATTGATTGTGTGGTGAGAATCCCCAAGGAGCAGggctttctctccttctggaggGGTAACCTGGCCAACGTGATCCGTTACTTCCCCACCCAAGCTCTCAACTTCGCCTTCAAGGACAAGTACAAGCAGATCTTCCTGGGGGGCGTGGACCGGCATAAGCAATTCTGGCGCTACTTTGCCGGTAACCTGGCTTCCGGTGGGGCAGCTGGGGCCACCTCCCTCTGCTTTGTCTACCCACTGGACTTTGCTAGGACCAGGTTGGCTGCTGACGTGGGCAAGGGTGCTGCCCAGCGTGAGTTCAGTGGTCTGGGCGACTGTCTCACCAAGATCTTCAAGTCTGATGGTCTGAAGGGTCTCTACCAGGGTTTCAGCGTCTCTGTCCAGGGCATCATTATCTACAGAGCTGCCTACTTTGGAGTTTATGATACTGCCAAGG GGATGTTGCCTGACCCCAAGAATGTGCACATTATCGTGAGCTGGATGATTGCCCAGAGCGTGACAGCGGTCGCGGGGCTGGTGTCCTACCCCTTTGACACTGTCCGCCGTAGGATGATGATGCAGTCTGGCCGGAAAGGGG CGGATATTATGTACACTGGGACGGTGGACTGCTGGAGGAAGATTGCAAAAGATGAGGGAGCCAAGGCTTTCTTCAAAGGTGCCTGGTCCAATGTGTTGAGAGGCATGGGCGGAGCTTTCGTATTGGTATTGTACGATGAGATCAAAAAATACGTCTAG